Genomic window (Onychomys torridus chromosome 5, mOncTor1.1, whole genome shotgun sequence):
CAATCGATGCAAGGCTCATTTTACCCCACTTTACATTCACTGAAGAAGCACTGAGAggttcttttctcttccattttgaaTTGGTACCCTTAAGTGAAAGGTCTGATGTGGAAAAGTGCAAGCAAATTGGACATGCCAATAAATACCATAGAACTTACTGCAGATTACCAAAactgtacatgtatgtacacctcACCCAACTGAGGTTCCTCCCTTAGGAACAGACCTCAAAAACATTACCATGGGGGCATCCCAGAGTCCTAGAGGAGTGGTCTCAGCGAGCGAAGGATGGGCGGGCTCTTCTGCTCCTGCTCTGGGGACCTGTGCCCAAGTCCCCGCTGCTCTCTGtagtctcttccttcttcctcacttTGAGGCGAGTGAGCAACTTGATTAACCAGACATCCCACTCTTCTGgtagaagtaggaggaggaagcCCAGGCCGATAATGATGATGGCGATGACCCGGACTCCGTTGAAGACTATTTGACTGGTATAGTGATCGACCACTGTGGGAGACAGAGTATCATTTCCTCAGCATCAGGGCTGTGGACATGGTGATACATCTGAGCATCCACTAGAGCAGGAGGTTTGAAGTCCTTTAGGACCTCAGAATCCTGCTTGGCAGGATTTTGTTAATGCATGCTGGAGTTGCCTCTAGACTATAGCGGTGAACTTAAGACCTGCCTCCTCTGAGGCCTTGGGCTCGTGTGTTACCATCTGAATCTAATCCAGCTCCTGAGTGTAAATGGTGATTTGAGTGTGAGAAACATTGAGAGTGTAAGTGGAATTAGACAAGCCAAAGTTTAATTCCAGCCAATTTGGGGTTTcaggatgaagaaaatattatttttttaattcataactTTGGtactttttcacattttttgtGATGTCATACATGACATTCATTCTATAATTTAATCTCactatatgtgcatatatgtatatgtgttttgataaaaaaaaaaaaccctgacccTATTCTTTTAGGATACTATTTGTGAATTTCtttaaacctttatttatttagttattaattaatttattttgcatttatgcAGATGATCATGTGAGTGCCGGTGGGGGGCAGGACACAGtgtggtcaaaggacaacttttgggagtcggTTCTCTTCTTTCACCCTGCAGGTCCCAGGAGTCTAACCTAGGTCACCAGGCATAGTGACAGGTGTCTTTACCATCTCAAACCCTGCCcctctattttcatgtcttgaaagAGAGTCTCACGTaccccaggctatccttgaactcactatgtagctgaggatgactttgagttCCTCaagccttcacctcccaagtgatgggcttacaggtgtgtgccagcagaCCTGGCTGTAATGAAGAATTCTTGTTATTCCTTGCCCGTTGACTACTAGGAGGCGCTAACCTCAGGTGAAGCCCTTCCTCTGAGGGCCTCCCGAAAGACCCCTGGCTTGTCCTGATGAGCAATCAGCTGACAGGATTAAATGGGAAGTAGGTGCAGATCAGTTTGTAAAAATCCTGTCACTCTCCAACAGCCCTGATGGTGTTTTGGGTGCCCAGCTATTGAAGCCCCCCCACCCTACTTCTTTCCTGTTTGGGGacactcctcttctctccttggcTAACCCAGGCTGAGCCCATTTGAAGCCTTCCTGCCTTAGAAGAGACAGTCtgaccttaaaaaaaacaaaacaaaaaaaccaaaccacaacaAACTCCCCTCTACTTGAGGCTGCAAACACTGGAGTTCACAGCTCTTGATACTGACTAACTGGGCACCTGCCCACCCTGCCCACCCTGCCCACCCTGGTAGGGGCAGCTTTTCCTCTCAGCCTTGGTTTGGCTCTGTTAGTCTCCTAACTTCCTGCCTCCTTCTACTTCTCTCCCCTCGTTGACCCCCCAGGTTGTCTaacagggaggcagagaaggaatgGGAGAGTATCAATTCACCCTAAAACCAGTTCTTCCCAGAGTCATCCAGTAGACTTTCAGAAACACTTCAGTTTTTAACATTGACAAGTGTTCTGTTCATTCATCAGCTCGGGATGGTACACTCAGGGTCCTCTAAGCAGACTCCAGGGTGAGCCCTGCAGGCCAATTTCCAGAGTCCCTGCCCCCTTCCTCCTTACAGGAACTGGATTCCTGCAATTGGTACGGGATTGACTCTGTTTTGGCTGCAGGATGTGGCCAAAAGTAACTCTCAGTGTCAAACTAAAGCAGGACGTGCCTTTTATCATATCCTCATGTAATACCAATTTAAAACACAAGGGCTGTAGGGGGATGCTGTGCAGAAAGTGCCTTCCAGGAGCCCATCATATTTAGATTGCTTTTTGGCAGCTGTCCAGGAGCTCAGGTACCTTCTGCACCTTGAaggtctccctctccctctctcccccccaccactctgcatgtgtgtgtgtacacccacatatgtacatatgagtgctgtgctgtgctgtgggtGGAGATGAGGGGCCacctcagctgttgttccttGGGCACCATCTACCTTTTGGACAATAAGGTCTCTCTTGCTTAGAACCCATTAAGTAGGCCAGCCTGGCTGATCCATGAGTCTAGCGATCTCCTGTCTATGCTTCCTGGGGGCTGTGATTGGAAGGGTGTGATGCCATGCTGGCCATCCCCCCACCTCTAAAGAGCTGTCTtatggattgtttccttcatttcTCAATAAGAAGCAAAAGGTCATACACAGCCTTCAATTGTGAGGAGACACACAGACCAAAGGGCTGAGGAATGAGGACCACAGACATCTAGGATCAGGTTAGGAGTGCTGGGCTGAACCCAGTGTTCTGAGGCACCTGAGAGTGTGGCCAAGGTGAGGCATATACAGAACTGTGGgacagggtgggggaagggcagtgTCTCTGAAATCAAGAGCGGCTCCCTGGGAGGACAGTCCTCTAATGGCCTAGAATCGGGTCCAGAGGCAATTTTCCagggagccagagacagaggatTCTGGAGAGGAAATCCAAAGCTCAAACCAACAGTAGGCAGAAAGGGAGAGTAGGTGAGGGACAGGTGAAGGCAAGCTTCGGCAAGAACTGCCAACTCGTGTAAGCTACGAGGCTCCAGGGCAGGACAAACTGGGTTTCCATACCCAGACAAAGAGCTTTCACCCTCTGCCAGGAGGCAATAACACTTCTGCCTCACTGGAGTGCCAACCTGTTTCCACATGACTACCTCATGTGGCAACTTCTCCCCAACAAAGTCACTTGCAAAGTCTCAGTCATTTTCTGCTCCAggcttttctagttctattctcCATCAGCACAGAGACAGCCTTGGAATTTCTATGCTCAACTGGACATAGAAATCTCTCTGCTAAGATGGGCCTGATgccatatgcctgtaatcccagaggctGAGCAGGGGAACTGCAAATCAAAGGCTGCTTCATGAGAaagacctatctcaaaacaaactgtTTAAGAAGGATTAAGGAAGCGTAGCTCAGTGGTGGGGAAGCTTGCTTAGAGGGCACAAGTGCCTTGATTCCATCCCAAGTACGCAAagagaagagcagcagcagcagcagcaacaatttGGATCTCCCGTGGGGAAATCCTGCAAACACAACAAGACAGCCTTGCAccaaatgcattttctttctttgcagaGGTCATACATGCCTTGTGACGGCCACAGGGAGATCCGACAGGAGAGGCCATGCGAAAGTGCGCTCTCGAGTGTGTGTAAGCCAAAAGATGGTGTGTTTCTAATGAACAGAGACAGAACTCCATGAGACAATGCTTACCTGCATTCACAGGTACACTGAGGACAATTCCGAGAGACATCAGTGTGGGATACGTGACAGCGATTCCAAAATTTAATACAATATTGAATGCTGAAATAGAGAATCCCGAAGACTGGAGTTACTCATAACTGTCCTGTCCTTGACCTCTGTGCTGGCCTATTTGAATGacactctccccccacccccagtttctcagggagacaggaggcaggCATTACAAGGAATCCTGTCATTGCAGGAATTTAAGCTTTTTCTTGAAGATCCAGGATTGGGGTGAAAAGAATTCTAACAAGGCACAGAACCTGAGCTTTGGAGAGGGAAAGGGTCTGAAAAGGTGACCAAAGAGCCAACGCTAGGAGAGAGGACCAGACATTCTGGTTGGCTCTACAGGTCTTCCTTGTTGGTTCTGTTCCTGGGGTGGCTGGATGGGCATGCGTGGTGTGCTGGCtaactttgtcaacttgacagcctATTGTCACAGAAAtgggagtctcagttgaggattgcccagatcagattgacCTTGTGGACCTGTCTGTGGGGAATTGACTTGATTGTTcattgatgtaagagggccctGTCCACTGTGGGCGGCATCAATTTttaggcagatggtcctgggctaCAGAAGTTACTTAAGTATAACCTTAAGTTTAAGAGCACCTGTTCctctcgcagaggacctgggtttggtttccagcacccacattgtagtTCACAgaatctgtaacttcagtctcaggggatccaatatCTTCTTCTGATCCCCACAGACATCAAACATACACacgatgcacatacatgcaagtaaaactcataaaaataaataaacttatacacccacacacatacaataaaaaataaatctttttaaaggcCCTATCTATTTAGGCCaccctaaaaattaaaaaaaaaaaaacaaaacactttaaatactgttctttaaaaaaaaaaatgcaaggacTTTAAAAAAGAGTGAGAACTTGAGGACAGCAAGGGACCTTGGATTTTTGTTCCTTCCCTAACTTAAGTTTCCAAAGGGTTCTGTGTCTGTTGCTATTTGCTAGGACTTCTGCCCAGGGCGGGTGCTACTTACTCAATAAGAGGATGGaaaacccacagaggtttccccATGGAATGTCGTCAAAGGAGTTCCAGTACTCCACCCTGGTGAAGTAGAGGATGACGGGGATGCAGGTGATGAAGAGGACATTGAACACACCCAAGATAGACAGGAATAAGGCCGCTTCTCCGAACTTGGCGCTGCCCAGCAGCAGCTTGAACAGAACCtgccagagagaggaggaggaggtgaggatACCTCTGGACACACCTGTGTGGAAGTAGAGCAGCACATAGTTGACAAAGCTGGGGCTGACCTCATGCTGGCCACTATAGTCCCACTGGGTTTGACCTTTCCTGCCTGTTGGTGAAGGTTGATGAAGCTTGATGGAAGGCCGCAGCCTACATGTCGTGTAACAGCAGCTCAGGCTGAATTATGTCCGGCCTCACATCGCTGATCTTCAGGAGTCATAGGTCCACAAACTGGATGGGGCTGTTATGTGTTGTGCTCACAATGTTGTGTTCCTTAGAACTGCCTGCCATGATTGCACATCCTCTCTGGAGCCTCCAAATGGaggacatttgtgtgtgtgtgtctggggatgTGGGGACCAGAGATTGACCTCAGGTGCCTTCCTGGATTGATTCCCACCTTGTATTTTGGGTTTCtacttgaactcagagcttgccTATTTTGTTAGTTTAGCTAGCCAGCTTCCTTGGAGgctctcccatctctgccttccatgtgctgagaTCAAGATGGGCTGCCATGCCCAGTTAGTATCTACAGAGCACTGGAGTTCTGAACTCTGGACCGCAtccttgcaaggcaagtgcttaaCTGTGAGCAGCCCATTGAACAGCCATTGCCCAAGAGAGAAGACTTTACCTGAAAGGATGTGTCCTCTGAACCAAAGTTGAGGGACCTTGCCGGGCCCTGCTCCATCTCACCTCCCTTTGTAGACATGACATAAGCCCTAGTGAACTGCACTAGACTTTCTCTCCCTGCAATGTTCTTGTTTGCACATCATTTTTGATGTTCAAAAGGCTGAGAGAAGAGGTTCAGATGTGGCTGAATGGCCAGAGGTTCGTGTCTGTGGGCCCCACCCAGCCTGGTGCCTGGTGAACAAGGAGTCCATGAAATACGCATTGGCACGGCTGTCCCTCGTCTGTCCTAGCAGCTCCTTTGCCTGCTCTGTCCcccacatatgtgcaggcagcaggaaaaaggGGGGTGAAGAACTCTCGCCGCCCAGTTAGTTCCTCAGGACAGGTGTTGTGGCTCAGATGTGacatgtcccccacaggctcatgtgtttgagcaTGTGGTCTGCTGGTGGTGATGATGTTTGGGAAGGTCATGGAAGCTTCACGAGgtggagcctggctggaggaagtgatcactggtgtgtgttgggggaggggggggttgACACTTAATAGCCATGAAAATGCCTGCATTTTCCATCCTCCatctgaggaggagagagaggacctagttgaaaggaaaggagaggagcgGGGACAGACAGGACAGGAGCTGGGGAAGCGACAGCGTGGAGATGCACAGAATTGGCGTAAGAGCGGCCCACCCTGCCATAGGGCCGTCACTTGTTGTCTCTAGACTGGCAGTTAGGAAGTCCTTTCCCACTGCTCCCAACATTGTGTCaaaacttctcttttcttttctgaggcaAGGGTCTGGtagtgtagcccaggctctccATAAGCTTTtggcaatgctcctgcctcagtgaGTGACAGCATGACAGACATTTGCCCAGGTCTTGCCAAAAGATACTTTTGTGTATTCATTTCACAAGCAGTGTTTGAACAGCTCATGGACTCATATTGGCTGGTGCCCccgggggaaaaaaatcacaagaccAAGGATTTACATGACAAAGCCATACACATAATCTAGTCTTCAGGTTCCATTAGGCACAAACACAGGGGCAGGCTCAGGGGTCCAGTATTTCTCAACTGCTTGTCTGGGCCCTGCCCTGGAGATGTCTGCCCCTTGATGCATCCTGAAAAATATCTGCTCTTCTCAGAAGCCCAGACACCATCCAGAATGTCCAAAGGGACAGGCTGTGAGCTCCAGAGCTCAGCTGCCCTGATGCCTGCTGAGAAAGTGGGGTCCTTGTGCCTACCTTGTAGAGGGCTGACATGGAGGCAGAGCCCACCACCAGGGCTATGCCGATGACGGAGTGACTGTGGAAACCATCTGCGTAGGTCATCATGACAATGCCTGCTATGGCGAGGATGGCGGCCACGATCTGCAGGGAGACAGGGAAACACTGTCAGGCCGTGGAGGGGTTGCAAGGGCGGGAGCGCTAGAATGTTCTACTCATGAACATTTCCAGGTGAAGGAAAGTGGTGTTTCATTCTAAGACTCCTGAGCAGAATGGTCAGAGGTGGCTGATGGGAGGTGCTTAAAGGATACCTATCCAAGCTTAGCCTAACCCAAATCCTGAGGCAGGTGGTACAGAGTGGTAATGTGGCTTTGTCTCAGGTTGCAGCCAGAGCTGGCCCGCCACTGAGTCTTGAAAGATTGGGGGTCCTATTCTGGAGACAGGTTGCTCCGTCATGATAAGGCCTGAGGGACAGTCCTTGGTCAGCACCTGGGAACTGCTGGCTCCCTTCCAGTCTTCTACAGGTTCCTCACAGGGCCTGGATTTGGTGTTTTCGCTTCTCAACAGGGATTGCTGCGTAGTGGGGCCTGTGGAAGTTGGTCTCCTCTGACAGCATCACTGACCAGCAAGGACTGCCGACCACATCCTGCCCAGGAGGTGTggcccctctcccttctccttagCTGCCTGCGTCTTCCCTGCACCTCCCCTCTAGGCTGTTCTTAGCACTTGTAGGTTGTGGGATTGAATCTCTGAGGGGACAGTACTCTGGCATCCAGAACAAGTGCACAGTCCGGGCAGAGGCAGCCACAGAGCTCCCAGAGCCCCCAGGAAACCAGGAGAGGGCAAGACCTTTCAAAACTGACCTTAGGGGCAGCATGCAACAGCTAAGCTCCAGGGGGTCCAAGCTAAGTATTTCCTGTATGCTTTCTCACTTCACCTCAAAACAGGGAGCTGGTGTCATTCACCCCCTTTATAGGCAGAAGGTCTTAGACTCAGAGGGGATAAGGAGTCTGCCTGAAGGCGCACAGCTGGAGGTAGAAAAGCCTAAAAACAGAGGCTTCTTCGAGTCTATTGGATAGCAAAGCCGGTTTAACACATTTAAATGGGCAACTATGATTCCCAGGGTGTGTGGTTATCATGATTGACAGCTTGATGGGTTTAGACTCACCATGGAAACACTGGAtctgtctgtgagggagtttctagattgggttagtGAAGGTAGGATGCCCCACCCTGAATGTCAGTGGtcccatcccatgggctggggtcctggactgaataaaaaggggaaagtgagctgagcatcagccttcacatccctgcttcctgactgcagctgTAGTGCGCCTCTGTGCCTTCCTCACCATCTTGAACTGCAGTCTCAAGCCACGAGCCGATGTAAACCCTTCCCCGAGTTACCTTTGTTGAATATTTTGTCCCAACAACAAGAGAAGCAACTAAGACACCCAGTAAACCACTGCCAGCCATGCTCCTAGATGTAAACAGAGGCTTGCCTGGGACCCATTCAGTCTTTAGGTTAGTAAGAGGCACCGCACCGGGGCTGACTCTCCAGCTGAGCCACCTGCTTCTTCTAGTGCATGCTTTCTGTAACAGTTCCATACCGTGCTCTATGTACCTATACAAGGGACCCAGGGGAGCTGATGCCTACCAAGTATGGGGAAGCCTGGCCCTGTCTGCCCacttgccctgctgggttttagCCCCTTCGGAGCTGgctgtttcccttttcatctaaaatacacacacagttcTTACAGGAATGCTGTGTGCACCGAGAGAAACCGTTTATCGTGGAAAAGAAGCTGAGACAGCAGAAAAGCAAGCACCCCCACCTAGGAGCAAAAACAAGGCACGTGAAATGCAGAAGGGGGACAAATACTCCTGCCCCAGGGCCACAGTGCTTGGAAGCCTGTAGGTGTCAGAGGAAGAACTCACAACAGAATGACGTGGCTCAATTGTTAGAGAGCTTGTGTAGCAGGCACAAAGTCGccagttccatccccagccctgcataaactgggggtggtggtgtgcacctataatcccagcactgggaagttggaggcaggaggatcagaagttcagggtcatctttggctaccttatgaatttgaggacagcctgctaTGTATGAAACCctagagagaggggaggagggaggataggagggaggcagggagggaagaagagggaaaagagatagacaggtgatagatagataggtagatagatagatagatagatagatagatagatagatagatagatgagccAGATTTCTGATGATTCAAAAGCGTGCATGGCTGACACATGAAGAAATAGATGGGaatgttttgtttcgttttgttttgttttgttttgttttgtttttcctgaagaCTTGCAAGGCAGATTCCAGCCTCTTCCACTGACTTCAATTTTGGTTAAAATCAACAGTGAAGAGTTTTCACCTCACCTGGGCTGtgcagaagagaaagagcaggTGAGAGTCCCCTGGCTCCCCTCCGCTATGAGGTCACTCAGGTAGGTGGCACCAGAGACCGACTTCCTGGGGTCCTAGCAGTGGTTATGAGGGAGATTTGTGGCTCTAACAGTGGGCTCCTGCTCTCTGGGTTCCAGCATTTCAGCAGCCCCTTTGGAACATGAGGGCCCAGCCAGTGCCAGAAGTGTGTGGGCAGGTTCCCATCTCACTTCAAGATCCTTTAGTCAGAAGGTCAGAGCCCAGGCCCTTCCCCAGCCTAGGAGTTCAAGGATTCTGGGTAAGATGTGGAAGATCCATCTGCTTTCTGTTCCATCACTAGGACAGAggagcttggtttgtttgtttgtttgtttgagtgtaAAAGTATTCCCAGACGTTTTATGTGCAACAGTGAACTCTCCTCAGACCCTGTCAGGTTTGTCCTGTGAACTCACAAGTTCTGGGTGTAACTTCTTAATCCAGGGCACCCAATGGTGACCTCTTCCCTGCCCACTTTAAAGACTGGGTAAGCTAAGGTTCAGACATTGGCATTCTGCTCAAAGACCCACAGCCTCATCACCTGCTCCCCGATTGAGCATTTGGCCACCACGCAAGAACCTCTGACCCAGGGCACACATGAAAAATACCTGTAAGTAGAGATGAGGACAATTTGTGTCCCACTCAAAAAGACATCTCAGCAGCACCCTGCCCTCTGACACCAGGAGTGACCAGGGTCCCAAATCGATTATAAGAcacatttccttatttttgaaCTTGTCTATCTGACCTAGCACTGTGGGTGCCCTTACCCATCTTCAACAAGCTGTAACTGGGTGATTGAAGAAATTATTCTAATCACACAAGTcgtttgccccccccccctccccatcacTGCCCCTGCACACAAGCAGGAGACTTGGTCATATCCTTTAAGCCTGTGAAGCTGACATTGTTTACTCAAACTCCAGGCTGGAAACTACATCAGCTCTTAAGTCTTTGGAAAGTCCCTAGTTGAAGTAGCTGCCTGTCCCAGGCACCTACCTGAATGCTGAGTGATTTATGCTCAGTTAGACATGACCTTGGGCCCCCCTCCAGCTGTCTATTGTTTGGTCTTACAGATTCCATAGGCTGTCTGGGCTTTGTATTGACCCTGCAGCCTGCAAAGGGAAGTTCTTCAGTGGCTGCCCACGCACTCTTAAGAGGAGATCATGGCTGCACAGTGTCTGCATGTTACAGCATTCTGTCACCCATGCTAGCCCAGTGGCTTCTCCCACAGCACCCACTGAGTCCTGAAAGCCTTCGAACTAACCTGTAGTATGCAGTGGTCAGCAGAGAGCACTTGAATCAGAGGCTGACATTACCAGACTATCCCAGGGGAAGGTGTTGGTAAGTTTCCTATCCACTGACCACGAACAAGCACAGATCTCAACCACCCTGTGTTCTATGAGTCAGGTGGGTAGTTCAAGTGTATTCACACCCACATCTCTCAACCTCAGACCATTCTGTTTTCTCTGCAGCATGTATCATTGACCTTGAAGTGTCCCTTTCCAGTAACAAATATTTGCTTGAGGCATCTGCGTCATGCCCCAAAGCTCTATGTAGTCCTTGATCTACATACAGTCTCTAGGTTCTTTGACCCCTAAACAAAGCTTGAAAAGGCATGGCCGTGGGTCAATGTCCCTAGGATAGCCAAGACTTTAGCTCTGAGTCTGTGTGAAGCACCTGCAGTCTTCCCAGAGATGTATTAGATCATTTATTTGCTGAAGGCTTTTCTGGGTGGCAGCCCGGGGCGTGAGTTTTTATTCCAAAATTAACGCAGCGCCTCAAAACAAACTCTCCCCCTGCTGTAAGCTAAAAATATGAACCAGCAGTTGACTCATGTCCTCACTGCTGTTTGTATAACTCAGGTGGGCGTAAGCCCACCCTTAAGGTGATGTCATTGTTCCCAGGACAATGAAGCAAGGACGGAAGCAGAGGACCTGGAGTCTGCCTCTTGATGGCTGCCAACATGGTTAGCTCAAGTGGGGCTACGGAGCTGAGCACTGGGTCCTGAGCATTCAGGCGGGAAGAGGAAAGGATTAGCTACAGAGTGACCAGTGTTCTGGCCTACTCTGTGGCAAGGGGGTGAACAGCAGAGGCAGCCCCTGGCCACTAGAGGGAGCAGGCAGAAAGCCACTAAGATGTCTTTGATAAATGACACCTGTTTCCTCTCCCTGGGTTAGGTTAGTCCATGTTCCCACCGGTATTTGACAGGGCA
Coding sequences:
- the LOC118584846 gene encoding putative thiamine transporter SLC35F3; this encodes MFLGTKLDFRPMKQERSWECCRFFGDNGLTLKVFFTKAAPFGVLWTLTNYLYLHAIKKINATDVSVLFCCNKAFVFLLSWIVLRDRFMGVRIVAAILAIAGIVMMTYADGFHSHSVIGIALVVGSASMSALYKVLFKLLLGSAKFGEAALFLSILGVFNVLFITCIPVILYFTRVEYWNSFDDIPWGNLCGFSILLLTFNIVLNFGIAVTYPTLMSLGIVLSVPVNAVVDHYTSQIVFNGVRVIAIIIIGLGFLLLLLPEEWDVWLIKLLTRLKVRKKEETTESSGDLGTGPQSRSRRARPSFAR